Proteins co-encoded in one Meiothermus sp. genomic window:
- the murJ gene encoding murein biosynthesis integral membrane protein MurJ, producing the protein MSRILRNTFLVMAGTLSSRLLGQVRQTILTNLPLPDVIKDAFWVAYRIPNLLRELLAEGAIQNALIPVLTGLPPEEARIFARRFGAFLLGVNLVILGLGLLFAPQIASALLWLAELSLTQPSPLRDPAVFEQLVLLIRLVMPFLLSISMASLFSSMLQSGERFGVTSFSPIAFNVGSIALMLLFPSSVVALGLSVAVGGALQALVQLPALKGFGLEFRWHPAFRTALGRIGPFAFTTSVRQFLNLILLSILAAYPTAAVTGFQNGELLFTTALGLLAVSPAMAAFPRLSALAGNGEVAAARELLFRIMARLVVPLAFASALLVALAPWMVGTLYAFTDNFSAANRAYTTQTVMALGFALLPWGLNQLMLRGFYAVGQVSQAVSVTVLVALLNTLGYWLLREQGLFMLNLATGVAGWLGLAVYARRLEVFQMVRPAQVWGITARAALAAAPAGGVAYLVAVQFGVPAFFLHNILPLALGGLAGLLVFVGLAYALRLPLRLR; encoded by the coding sequence ATGTCACGCATCCTTCGCAACACCTTTTTGGTTATGGCCGGCACCCTATCAAGCCGCCTGCTGGGCCAGGTGCGCCAGACCATTCTGACCAACTTACCCCTCCCAGACGTTATAAAAGACGCTTTCTGGGTGGCCTACCGCATTCCCAACCTGCTGCGCGAGCTGCTGGCCGAGGGGGCCATCCAGAACGCCCTGATTCCGGTGCTAACCGGCCTTCCACCCGAGGAAGCCCGCATATTCGCCCGACGCTTTGGGGCCTTTCTGCTGGGGGTAAATCTGGTGATTCTGGGTCTGGGTCTCCTCTTCGCCCCCCAGATTGCCAGCGCCCTGCTCTGGCTGGCCGAGCTTTCGCTGACCCAGCCCAGCCCCCTGCGCGACCCGGCAGTATTCGAGCAGTTGGTGCTGCTGATTCGTCTGGTGATGCCGTTTTTGCTCTCGATCTCGATGGCCTCGCTGTTTTCCTCGATGCTGCAATCGGGCGAGCGCTTCGGTGTCACCAGCTTCAGCCCCATTGCCTTCAATGTGGGTTCCATTGCTCTAATGCTGTTGTTTCCAAGTAGCGTGGTGGCCCTTGGGTTGTCGGTGGCGGTGGGGGGTGCGTTGCAGGCCCTGGTGCAGCTACCCGCCCTCAAGGGCTTTGGCCTCGAGTTCAGGTGGCACCCGGCCTTCCGCACCGCCCTGGGCCGGATTGGCCCCTTCGCCTTCACCACCTCGGTGCGGCAGTTTTTGAACCTGATACTGCTTAGCATTCTGGCCGCCTACCCCACCGCCGCCGTGACCGGCTTCCAGAACGGCGAGCTGCTCTTTACCACGGCACTGGGCCTGCTGGCGGTCTCGCCGGCCATGGCTGCCTTTCCCCGGCTCTCCGCCCTGGCCGGCAACGGCGAGGTGGCCGCCGCCCGCGAGCTGCTCTTCCGCATCATGGCACGGCTGGTGGTGCCCCTGGCTTTTGCCTCGGCCTTGCTGGTCGCGCTGGCCCCCTGGATGGTGGGCACACTCTATGCTTTTACCGACAATTTCTCCGCGGCCAACCGGGCCTATACCACCCAGACCGTGATGGCGCTGGGCTTTGCGCTGCTCCCCTGGGGCCTGAACCAGCTCATGCTGCGGGGCTTCTATGCCGTGGGCCAGGTAAGCCAGGCAGTTAGCGTGACGGTACTGGTGGCCCTGCTCAACACCCTGGGCTACTGGCTGCTGCGGGAGCAGGGCTTGTTCATGCTCAACCTGGCTACCGGGGTGGCCGGCTGGCTGGGCCTGGCAGTTTATGCCCGGCGGCTAGAGGTTTTTCAGATGGTGCGGCCAGCCCAGGTATGGGGTATAACCGCCAGGGCCGCGCTGGCTGCCGCCCCCGCGGGGGGGGTGGCCTACCTGGTGGCAGTTCAGTTTGGCGTCCCGGCCTTCTTTTTGCACAACATTTTGCCCCTTGCGCTGGGGGGGCTGGCGGGCTTGCTGGTGTTTGTGGGGCTGGCCTATGCCCTGCGGCTGCCGCTCAGGCTGCGCTAG
- a CDS encoding Fumble domain-containing protein, translating to MLKLGVDFGLSNTDAVLLEGETILAHQTIKTGPASSEALAAVLQSLDVRPAELRTIASAGGLSRRLPDAFEGIPIQKIGEAQAVGRGALRLAGLDEALVVSAGTGTAMVAARGSEAQHFTGSAVGGGTLLGLSRLLLGTADPLEVARLAERGNPSGVDSTLVDVIGGGIGHLPPDATAVNFGRLVDGTNPTREDLAAGLVTLVGQVIAMIAINAAQAAGLKQMVIVGHLPDLAPVREAFERVWYFYQIEPRPLIPPLAGWATAYGAALLAQDV from the coding sequence ATGTTGAAACTTGGCGTGGATTTTGGCCTTTCCAACACCGATGCGGTGCTGCTCGAGGGTGAGACCATCCTGGCGCACCAGACCATCAAAACCGGGCCAGCCAGCAGCGAGGCCCTGGCCGCCGTGTTGCAAAGCCTGGACGTGCGGCCCGCCGAACTCCGCACCATTGCCAGCGCGGGCGGTTTGTCACGCCGCCTGCCCGATGCCTTCGAGGGGATTCCCATCCAGAAAATCGGCGAGGCCCAGGCGGTGGGGCGGGGAGCCCTGCGGCTGGCGGGCCTGGACGAGGCCCTGGTGGTCTCGGCGGGCACCGGTACGGCCATGGTTGCCGCGCGGGGAAGCGAAGCCCAGCACTTCACAGGCTCGGCGGTGGGGGGTGGAACCTTGCTGGGTTTGTCCCGGCTGCTGCTAGGGACTGCCGATCCCCTCGAGGTGGCCCGCCTGGCTGAACGGGGTAACCCCAGCGGCGTGGACTCCACGCTGGTGGACGTGATTGGCGGGGGCATTGGACACCTGCCCCCCGATGCCACCGCGGTCAACTTTGGTCGGCTGGTAGACGGAACCAACCCTACCCGCGAAGACCTGGCCGCCGGCCTGGTGACGCTGGTAGGCCAGGTAATTGCCATGATTGCCATCAACGCGGCGCAGGCCGCCGGGCTCAAGCAGATGGTGATTGTGGGCCACCTGCCCGACTTAGCGCCTGTGCGTGAGGCCTTTGAGCGGGTCTGGTACTTTTACCAGATTGAGCCCAGGCCCCTCATTCCCCCCTTGGCCGGCTGGGCCACGGCCTACGGGGCGGCGCTTTTGGCGCAGGACGTTTGA
- the groES gene encoding co-chaperone GroES: MLRPLGDRVVVKRIEEEAKTKGGIVLPDTAKEKPQRGKVIAVGSGRVLDSGTKVPLEVKVGDTVVFAKYGGTEIEIDGEEYIILSERDLLAVL; encoded by the coding sequence ATGCTCAGACCCCTCGGTGATCGTGTGGTGGTCAAGCGCATCGAAGAAGAAGCCAAGACCAAAGGGGGCATCGTGTTGCCCGATACCGCCAAGGAAAAGCCCCAGCGGGGCAAGGTAATTGCCGTGGGCAGCGGGCGGGTGCTAGACAGCGGTACTAAAGTGCCCCTGGAAGTGAAAGTGGGCGATACCGTGGTGTTTGCTAAGTACGGCGGCACCGAGATCGAAATCGACGGCGAGGAATACATCATTCTCTCCGAGCGCGATCTGCTGGCTGTTTTGTAA
- a CDS encoding SMC family ATPase — protein sequence MRPLKLLLDGFGPYAEAQTIHFDHDVSLFAITGPTGSGKSTLLDAITYALYKATPRIGSSGLKDLKHPQADSARVELTFAMGEQVWRVVRVVGRENQNRLEYLQQDQWKTHPASEKVRELDAKLAEILGMDYETFTRAILLPQGQFDLFLRGSPRERRETLIKLYGLEALQAMRERAAARLAALSQQKARLEGELATLAEAEEERIAALQEEIAALENSEKELSRQEKSLEQTLKALETRLELFTALEALRRRKQTWESEQPRIAETTARLARAEQAERIWPQVEALLAGQGELEQAQRALSAHQSALEKLEALLETLRQGFDPERLETLKHSLAQIPLLKDQEARLKRYGGQLELHHPSPLPFDEDRLEQLREAERLFADLTTARTQAERAQARLQAALREAEKAQAERAELENKLQSLKDLGQSKKTELEEAKTNLEREKLRQGIAHYHPHLKVGEPCPLCGHPVAALPPAPPLSDLQGLQTQVEALEATLTELRADYKAVQKRLEDLNEQLPKLQSQVQTLQAEADEASRANADLEAKSRALGSLEQVREERTQRLAGLAQEIRAITGGQTPAAHEQQLLKELKAAQDRADQIAQAEASLTEARGKVQSQTEVVRVLEGGLARQQEIVENLWREARFDGLEAVRAARLSPAEAAALRKRVQEHELEGAQIARDLKELETKLQGQEPVDAAQVAELKQRLAELKEALKAAQQHLGSKRSDLERLQKQLERKRQAQKEKADLDKQTDLWEQLEQDLKGNRFQDFLLERYQSGLLSRASELIQSLSHNRYTLRLEEGDYFVFDRWTEALRLVRTLSGGESFMASLCLALSLSEHLSRGRIGALFLDEGFGTLDAETLEQVAGVLEALPSQGRLVGIVTHVEALAERMPARLEVSKSPAGSRVRWRD from the coding sequence ATGAGACCCCTCAAACTGCTCCTCGATGGCTTTGGCCCCTATGCCGAAGCCCAAACCATCCACTTCGACCATGACGTGAGCCTGTTTGCCATTACCGGCCCCACCGGTTCGGGCAAAAGCACCCTGCTCGACGCCATTACCTACGCCCTCTACAAAGCCACCCCGCGCATCGGCTCGAGCGGCCTCAAAGACCTCAAGCACCCCCAGGCCGACTCGGCCCGGGTGGAGCTGACCTTTGCCATGGGCGAGCAGGTCTGGCGGGTGGTGCGGGTGGTGGGCAGGGAGAACCAGAACCGCCTCGAGTACCTCCAGCAAGACCAGTGGAAAACCCATCCCGCTTCCGAGAAGGTACGGGAGCTCGACGCCAAGCTGGCCGAGATTCTGGGCATGGACTACGAGACCTTTACCCGGGCCATCCTGCTGCCCCAGGGCCAGTTCGACCTGTTTTTGCGCGGCTCGCCCAGAGAGCGCCGCGAGACCCTCATCAAGCTGTACGGCCTGGAAGCCCTCCAGGCCATGCGCGAACGGGCGGCGGCCCGCCTCGCGGCCCTGAGCCAGCAGAAAGCCCGCCTGGAAGGGGAGCTGGCTACCCTGGCCGAGGCCGAGGAGGAGCGCATCGCGGCGCTGCAAGAGGAAATTGCCGCGCTGGAGAATAGCGAGAAGGAGCTGAGCCGCCAGGAGAAAAGCCTCGAGCAGACCCTAAAAGCCCTGGAAACGCGCCTGGAGCTTTTTACAGCCCTCGAGGCCCTGCGCCGCCGCAAGCAGACCTGGGAAAGCGAGCAGCCCCGCATCGCCGAAACCACCGCCAGACTCGCACGCGCCGAGCAGGCCGAGCGCATCTGGCCCCAGGTCGAGGCCCTTCTGGCCGGCCAGGGCGAGCTCGAGCAGGCCCAGCGTGCCCTGAGCGCCCACCAGTCGGCGCTGGAAAAGCTCGAGGCCCTGCTCGAGACGCTGCGCCAGGGCTTCGATCCCGAGCGCCTGGAGACGCTCAAGCACAGCCTGGCCCAGATACCCCTGCTCAAAGACCAGGAGGCCCGCCTCAAGCGCTATGGGGGCCAGCTCGAGCTGCACCACCCCAGCCCGCTGCCCTTCGACGAAGACCGCCTCGAGCAGTTGCGCGAGGCCGAGCGGCTGTTTGCCGACCTCACCACAGCCCGCACCCAGGCCGAACGGGCCCAGGCCCGCCTGCAGGCCGCTCTTCGGGAAGCGGAAAAAGCCCAGGCCGAGCGCGCGGAACTGGAAAACAAGCTCCAGAGCCTCAAAGACCTGGGCCAGAGCAAAAAAACCGAGCTGGAAGAAGCTAAAACGAACCTCGAGCGCGAAAAACTCCGGCAGGGCATCGCGCACTACCACCCCCATCTCAAGGTGGGTGAGCCCTGCCCCCTCTGCGGCCATCCGGTCGCTGCCCTGCCTCCGGCCCCGCCCCTGTCCGACCTGCAGGGTTTGCAGACCCAGGTAGAGGCCCTCGAGGCCACCCTCACCGAGCTGCGGGCCGACTACAAAGCCGTACAGAAGCGCCTCGAGGATCTGAACGAGCAACTGCCAAAGCTACAATCACAGGTGCAAACCCTGCAAGCCGAGGCCGATGAGGCCAGCAGAGCCAATGCAGACCTGGAAGCAAAGAGCCGGGCGCTGGGCAGCCTCGAGCAGGTTCGGGAAGAGCGTACCCAGCGCCTGGCCGGACTGGCCCAGGAAATCCGCGCCATAACCGGCGGCCAGACCCCAGCGGCCCACGAGCAGCAGCTTCTGAAAGAACTCAAAGCCGCCCAGGATCGGGCCGATCAGATCGCCCAGGCCGAGGCCAGCCTGACCGAGGCCAGGGGCAAAGTCCAGAGCCAGACCGAGGTGGTGCGGGTGCTGGAAGGCGGCCTGGCCCGGCAGCAGGAGATTGTGGAGAACCTCTGGCGCGAGGCCCGGTTCGATGGCCTCGAGGCCGTCCGGGCGGCCCGCCTGAGCCCAGCCGAGGCGGCGGCCCTGCGCAAACGGGTACAGGAACACGAGCTCGAGGGGGCCCAGATAGCCCGCGACCTCAAGGAGTTAGAAACAAAGCTACAGGGCCAGGAGCCGGTGGACGCGGCCCAGGTGGCCGAACTAAAGCAGCGCCTGGCCGAGCTAAAAGAGGCCCTCAAAGCAGCCCAACAACACCTGGGCAGCAAGAGATCCGACCTCGAGCGCCTGCAAAAGCAGCTCGAGCGTAAGCGCCAGGCCCAGAAAGAGAAAGCAGACCTGGACAAACAAACCGACCTCTGGGAGCAGCTCGAGCAGGATCTCAAGGGCAACCGCTTCCAGGACTTCTTGCTGGAGCGCTATCAGTCGGGCCTGCTCTCCAGGGCGTCCGAACTCATCCAGTCGCTCTCGCACAACCGCTATACCTTGCGGCTCGAGGAGGGCGATTACTTCGTGTTCGACCGCTGGACCGAGGCCCTGAGGCTGGTGCGCACCCTTTCGGGCGGCGAAAGTTTCATGGCCAGCCTGTGCCTGGCGCTCTCACTCTCCGAGCACCTCTCGCGGGGCCGAATCGGCGCGCTGTTTCTGGACGAAGGGTTCGGCACCCTCGACGCCGAAACGCTGGAACAGGTGGCCGGGGTGCTGGAAGCCCTGCCGAGCCAGGGCCGCCTGGTGGGCATCGTCACCCACGTCGAAGCCCTGGCCGAGCGAATGCCCGCGCGCTTGGAGGTCTCCAAGTCGCCCGCGGGGAGCCGTGTGCGCTGGAGGGATTGA
- the hspR gene encoding heat shock protein transcriptional repressor HspR, fused homodimer type — MDKKDRPVYIISVAAELVDMHPQTLRLYERKGLIQPKRSGGKTRLYSERDVEKLREIRRLTQELGVNLAGVEEIMKLRDELWALEQRFREEAERLKQELGEKLEALKTPPALPPPGEPRSKKADDKERPVYIISVAAELVGMHPQTLRLYEREGLVAPSRTSGKTRLYSERDVEKLREIRRLTQELGVNLAGVEEIIRLRDELDIQQNRLESEIARLRLALLRELKPEKSDQKRAKSSAG, encoded by the coding sequence ATGGATAAAAAAGACCGTCCGGTGTACATCATTTCGGTTGCCGCCGAACTGGTGGATATGCATCCCCAGACCCTGCGTCTGTACGAGCGCAAGGGCCTTATTCAGCCCAAGCGTTCAGGCGGCAAGACCCGGTTGTACTCCGAACGCGACGTGGAGAAGCTACGGGAGATTCGCCGCCTGACCCAGGAGCTGGGGGTGAATCTGGCCGGGGTGGAGGAAATTATGAAACTGCGCGACGAGCTATGGGCGCTCGAGCAGCGGTTTCGCGAGGAGGCCGAGCGGCTCAAGCAGGAGCTGGGTGAGAAGCTCGAGGCCCTCAAGACACCCCCGGCCCTACCACCCCCCGGCGAGCCCAGAAGCAAAAAGGCCGATGATAAGGAGCGGCCCGTCTATATCATCTCGGTGGCAGCGGAACTGGTGGGCATGCACCCCCAGACCCTGCGGCTGTATGAGCGGGAGGGTTTGGTAGCCCCCAGCCGCACCTCTGGCAAAACCCGCCTCTACTCCGAACGCGACGTGGAGAAGCTGCGGGAGATTCGCCGCCTGACCCAGGAGCTGGGGGTGAATCTGGCAGGGGTTGAAGAAATCATCCGCCTGCGCGATGAGCTGGACATCCAGCAGAACCGGCTCGAGTCCGAGATCGCCCGGCTGCGCCTGGCGCTTTTGCGCGAGCTAAAACCGGAAAAAAGCGACCAGAAGAGGGCTAAGTCTTCGGCGGGCTAG
- a CDS encoding RNA methyltransferase, translating to MRITSTANPRIKAAAELKERRGRERTGTFLIEGSREIERALAAGLEVIEAYCGEHLSPEEARTVADLSRGLGLEVHELSEAALKKISSREHPAGVVVVARMPRPSLATFHPPKNALLLVSVGLEKPGNLGALLRSADAAGADAVLVAGGVDLHSPQVIRNSTGVVFSLPTFAAPEQAVLDWLLQHNIPIVATTPHTHQTYWDVDLRGPVAIVLGTEHQGLSQTWLERATLKVKIPMQGQADSLNVSVTAALMLYEAQRQRRN from the coding sequence ATGCGCATTACCTCGACGGCCAACCCTCGCATCAAGGCTGCTGCTGAACTCAAAGAGCGCAGGGGCCGGGAGCGAACGGGTACGTTTTTGATTGAAGGTTCGCGTGAGATTGAACGGGCGTTGGCGGCGGGCCTCGAGGTAATCGAAGCCTACTGCGGCGAGCACCTCAGCCCCGAAGAGGCCCGCACCGTTGCCGACCTGTCTCGAGGGCTTGGCCTGGAGGTGCACGAACTCTCCGAAGCGGCCTTAAAGAAAATCAGCAGCCGCGAGCACCCGGCCGGGGTGGTGGTGGTGGCCCGGATGCCCCGGCCCTCCCTTGCGACCTTCCACCCTCCCAAAAACGCCCTGCTGCTGGTCTCGGTGGGGCTGGAAAAACCTGGCAACCTGGGGGCCTTGCTGCGCTCGGCCGACGCCGCCGGGGCCGATGCGGTACTGGTGGCGGGTGGGGTAGACCTCCACAGCCCCCAGGTCATCCGCAACTCCACGGGTGTGGTGTTTTCCCTGCCCACCTTTGCCGCCCCCGAGCAGGCCGTGCTGGACTGGCTACTGCAGCATAATATCCCCATAGTAGCCACCACCCCGCACACCCACCAAACTTACTGGGACGTGGACCTGCGCGGGCCTGTAGCCATTGTGCTGGGCACGGAACACCAGGGATTGAGCCAAACCTGGCTCGAGCGGGCCACGCTAAAGGTCAAGATTCCCATGCAGGGCCAGGCCGATAGTCTTAACGTCTCGGTAACGGCAGCCCTGATGTTATACGAGGCCCAAAGGCAACGCCGAAATTGA
- a CDS encoding IS5 family transposase (programmed frameshift) — MELRESRYPSDLTDQEWAILARLMPQPSAAPHRPRENPWREILNGIFYITRAGCAWRMMPYDLPHWKTVYHYFRLWRKSGFLEQIHTTLREKTRRKAGRLPEPSAGILDSQSVKTSGKRGVRGYDAGKKVKGRKRHLLVDTQGLVLGVKVLPAHLTDAEGGREVLEGARGLSKRLSHLFVDGGYKRRFEEWVRRTLGWTVEVVRRPDANFRGIWWPKDQPLPEDLEEEVRKRTRGHRGFVVIPRRWVVERTFAWLSFNRRLNRDYELLPESSETFIHTAMIRLMVRRLAS, encoded by the exons ATGGAACTCAGAGAAAGCCGCTACCCCAGCGATCTGACCGACCAGGAATGGGCCATACTGGCACGCCTGATGCCCCAGCCCTCCGCCGCCCCCCATCGCCCCCGGGAGAATCCCTGGCGGGAAATCCTGAACGGCATCTTCTACATCACCCGCGCCGGCTGCGCCTGGCGCATGATGCCCTATGACCTGCCCCACTGGAAAACCGTCTATCACTACTTCCGTTTGTGGCGCAAATCGGGTTTTCTGGAACAGATACATACCACCCTGCGCGAGAAAACCCGCCGTAAAGCAGGACGCCTGCCCGAACCCAGCGCGGGGATTCTGGATAGCCAGAGCGTGAAGACCTCGG GGAAAAGGGGGGTCAGGGGGTATGACGCGGGCAAGAAGGTAAAGGGGCGCAAACGGCATCTGCTGGTGGATACACAAGGGCTGGTGTTGGGAGTCAAGGTGCTGCCCGCCCACCTCACGGATGCGGAGGGCGGGCGAGAGGTGCTGGAGGGGGCCAGGGGGCTGTCGAAGCGGTTGTCGCATCTGTTTGTGGATGGGGGGTACAAGCGCAGGTTTGAGGAATGGGTTCGGCGCACCTTGGGCTGGACGGTGGAGGTGGTGCGCAGGCCGGATGCCAACTTCCGGGGTATTTGGTGGCCTAAAGACCAGCCTCTTCCGGAGGACTTGGAGGAGGAAGTGCGGAAGAGGACGCGGGGGCATCGGGGGTTTGTGGTGATTCCCCGCAGATGGGTGGTGGAGCGGACGTTTGCCTGGCTGAGCTTCAATCGGAGGCTGAACCGGGACTATGAGCTTCTACCTGAGAGCTCAGAGACCTTCATCCACACAGCGATGATCCGGCTTATGGTCAGAAGATTGGCCTCCTAG
- a CDS encoding trypsin-like serine protease has translation MKQLVRLTLLTVLALALAACGSSMQSTSSEGVSSQITYGELDGNRHPYVGLMVAQDANGNPLWRCSGTLMSPTLFLTAGHCTEPPAAKVEIWFDADVDAGRPGNGFPFTGQTGGTPYTHPQYNPNAFFRYDLGMVVLDANRPMLMSQYGALPRQDVLDRLARQRGLQNTTFTAVGYGLQRINPVFVEAARVRMLARPHLVQINTGFTGDFSILLSNNASTGGTCFGDSGGPNFIGDSNVIGGVTSFGINGNCAGTGGVYRIDRKDDLDWLATFGLFPQP, from the coding sequence ATGAAGCAGCTCGTTCGGTTGACATTACTCACGGTGCTGGCCCTGGCCCTCGCGGCGTGTGGAAGTTCCATGCAGAGCACCTCGAGCGAAGGGGTTTCCTCGCAAATCACCTACGGCGAACTCGACGGCAACCGCCACCCCTATGTGGGCTTGATGGTCGCTCAAGACGCGAATGGAAACCCGCTGTGGCGGTGCAGCGGGACGCTGATGTCTCCTACGCTTTTCCTCACCGCCGGCCACTGCACTGAACCCCCCGCGGCCAAGGTTGAGATCTGGTTTGATGCCGACGTAGACGCAGGCAGGCCCGGCAATGGCTTCCCCTTCACCGGCCAGACCGGTGGCACGCCCTATACCCACCCACAGTACAACCCCAACGCTTTCTTCCGCTACGACCTGGGGATGGTCGTACTCGATGCCAACCGGCCCATGCTAATGAGCCAGTACGGCGCCCTGCCCAGACAGGACGTGCTCGACCGGTTGGCCCGGCAGCGCGGCCTGCAAAACACCACCTTTACCGCGGTGGGCTATGGCCTGCAACGAATCAATCCGGTCTTTGTCGAAGCCGCACGTGTACGCATGCTGGCAAGGCCGCATCTGGTTCAGATCAATACGGGCTTCACCGGCGATTTCTCCATCCTGCTGTCCAACAACGCCAGCACCGGCGGCACCTGCTTTGGCGACTCGGGTGGCCCCAACTTCATCGGGGACTCCAACGTGATAGGCGGGGTCACCTCCTTTGGCATCAACGGCAACTGCGCCGGTACGGGCGGCGTCTATCGTATTGACAGAAAAGACGACCTGGACTGGCTCGCCACTTTTGGGCTCTTTCCCCAGCCCTAG
- the groL gene encoding chaperonin GroEL (60 kDa chaperone family; promotes refolding of misfolded polypeptides especially under stressful conditions; forms two stacked rings of heptamers to form a barrel-shaped 14mer; ends can be capped by GroES; misfolded proteins enter the barrel where they are refolded when GroES binds) produces MAKMLVFDEAARRSLERGMNAVANAVKVTLGPRGRNVVLEKKFGSPTITKDGVSVAKEVELEDHLENIGAKLMIEIASKTNDITGDGTTTATVLGQAIVREGLRNVAAGANPLDLKRGIEKAVEVAIKNIQELAVPVNDRKAIFEVASVSANNDAEIGNLIADAMEKVGREGVITVEESKSLETELNFVEGYQFDKGYISPYFVNNPDAMEAQLDEPFILITEKKISNVRELLPVLEQVAQTGKPLLIIAEDVEGEALATLVVNRLRGTLNIAAVKAPGFGDRRKEMLKDLAAITGGTVISEELGFKLENATLSMLGRAERVRITKDETTVVGGKGKKEDIEARINGIKKELETTDSEYAKEKLQERLAKLAGGVAVIRVGAATETELKEKKHRYEDALSTARAAVEEGIVPGGGVALLRAVPAIKNLIKELEGDEATGAKIVLRAIEEPARQIAANAGYEGSVVVNNILSKKDKSYGFNAATGEYGDMMEWGIVDPAKVTRTALQNAASIGSLILMTEAVVAEKPEEKKAPAAPAGGMGGDMDF; encoded by the coding sequence ATGGCGAAAATGCTAGTTTTTGATGAAGCTGCACGCCGTAGCCTCGAGCGCGGCATGAACGCGGTAGCCAATGCTGTAAAAGTGACCCTGGGCCCCCGCGGGCGTAACGTAGTGCTGGAGAAGAAGTTCGGCAGCCCCACCATTACCAAGGACGGGGTCAGCGTAGCTAAGGAGGTTGAACTGGAGGATCACCTCGAGAACATCGGCGCCAAGCTGATGATCGAGATCGCCTCCAAGACCAACGACATCACCGGTGACGGCACCACCACCGCCACCGTGCTGGGCCAGGCCATCGTGCGCGAAGGTCTGCGCAACGTGGCCGCCGGGGCCAACCCCCTCGACCTCAAGCGCGGCATTGAAAAAGCCGTGGAAGTGGCTATCAAGAACATCCAGGAGCTGGCCGTTCCTGTCAACGATCGCAAGGCCATCTTCGAAGTGGCCAGCGTATCGGCCAACAACGACGCCGAGATCGGTAACCTGATTGCCGATGCCATGGAGAAGGTGGGCCGCGAGGGCGTCATCACCGTTGAGGAGTCCAAGAGCCTCGAGACCGAGCTCAACTTCGTGGAAGGGTATCAGTTCGACAAGGGCTATATCTCGCCCTACTTCGTCAACAACCCCGACGCGATGGAGGCCCAGCTCGATGAGCCCTTCATCCTGATCACCGAGAAGAAAATCAGCAACGTGCGCGAGTTGCTGCCGGTGCTCGAGCAGGTCGCCCAGACCGGCAAGCCCCTGCTCATCATTGCCGAAGACGTCGAGGGTGAAGCCCTGGCGACCCTGGTGGTCAACCGCCTGCGCGGCACCCTGAACATCGCTGCCGTCAAGGCTCCTGGCTTTGGTGACCGCCGCAAGGAGATGCTCAAAGACCTGGCGGCCATCACCGGTGGTACCGTGATCAGCGAGGAGCTGGGCTTCAAGCTGGAGAACGCTACCCTCTCCATGCTGGGCCGCGCCGAGCGCGTACGCATCACCAAAGACGAGACCACCGTGGTGGGTGGTAAGGGCAAGAAGGAAGACATCGAGGCCCGCATCAACGGCATCAAGAAGGAGCTCGAGACCACCGACAGCGAATACGCCAAAGAGAAGCTGCAAGAGCGCCTGGCCAAGCTGGCCGGTGGCGTGGCCGTGATCCGCGTGGGCGCTGCCACCGAGACCGAGCTCAAGGAGAAGAAGCACCGCTACGAGGATGCCCTCTCCACGGCCCGCGCTGCGGTAGAGGAAGGTATCGTGCCGGGCGGTGGTGTGGCCCTGCTGCGCGCCGTGCCCGCCATCAAGAACCTGATCAAGGAGCTCGAGGGTGATGAGGCCACCGGTGCCAAGATTGTGCTCCGCGCCATCGAAGAACCCGCCCGTCAGATTGCCGCCAACGCCGGCTACGAAGGCAGCGTGGTGGTCAACAACATCCTCAGCAAGAAGGATAAGAGCTACGGCTTCAACGCGGCCACCGGCGAGTACGGCGACATGATGGAGTGGGGCATTGTAGACCCGGCCAAAGTGACTCGCACTGCTCTGCAGAACGCCGCTTCCATCGGCTCGCTGATCCTCATGACCGAGGCTGTGGTGGCCGAGAAGCCCGAAGAGAAGAAGGCCCCTGCTGCACCCGCTGGCGGCATGGGCGGCGACATGGACTTCTAA